One window from the genome of [Clostridium] celerecrescens 18A encodes:
- a CDS encoding carbohydrate ABC transporter permease: protein MGELAKVREMIKKESSGKSQIMKKKCEPYLYLLPTIVLMLLLLIIPICMVVRYSFFDNVIIKKDPVFVGLKNYGLIISDKTFFVAVKNTLFFVGASVVMHMLLGMLFAILLNTSYIGINLKAFFRVIYVLPWMFTASVIAILWKMMMNPNGIINYLLQIANLTSSQIEWLGSRNFALFSVTLINIWAGYPFYMVSILAGLQGIPTDLYEASAIDGANAVQQYFRITIPQLKPIIISLLMLDFVWTIQQFALIWMTTGGGPINATEMISTFIYKRGFSKYQYSQASASAVILLVVCSVIAVFYVRHQRERD, encoded by the coding sequence ATGGGTGAGTTGGCTAAGGTAAGAGAAATGATAAAAAAGGAAAGCAGCGGTAAGTCACAGATCATGAAAAAGAAGTGTGAACCTTACTTATATCTCCTGCCAACAATTGTGCTTATGCTTTTATTGTTGATTATCCCGATCTGTATGGTGGTCCGATATTCTTTTTTTGACAATGTTATTATCAAAAAAGATCCTGTATTCGTTGGATTAAAGAATTATGGCTTGATAATATCAGACAAAACGTTTTTTGTTGCAGTCAAAAACACATTGTTTTTTGTTGGTGCCAGTGTAGTGATGCATATGCTTTTAGGAATGTTGTTTGCCATACTCCTTAATACAAGTTATATAGGAATAAATTTAAAAGCATTTTTCAGAGTGATTTATGTACTGCCCTGGATGTTTACAGCATCGGTTATTGCAATATTATGGAAAATGATGATGAATCCCAATGGGATTATCAACTACCTGTTACAAATCGCAAATCTTACGTCGTCACAGATAGAATGGCTGGGTTCCCGGAATTTCGCCCTATTCTCAGTAACTTTGATAAACATATGGGCAGGATATCCATTTTATATGGTCAGCATCCTGGCAGGGCTTCAGGGGATCCCCACAGATCTTTATGAAGCATCGGCAATTGACGGTGCAAATGCAGTACAACAATATTTCCGCATTACAATCCCTCAATTAAAACCTATTATTATTAGTTTGTTAATGTTGGATTTTGTGTGGACGATACAGCAATTTGCCCTGATTTGGATGACCACAGGCGGGGGACCAATAAATGCAACAGAGATGATAAGTACTTTTATTTATAAAAGGGGGTTTAGTAAATATCAATATTCCCAGGCTTCTGCATCAGCAGTGATCTTACTGGTTGTATGTTCTGTCATAGCTGTCTTTTATGTGCGGCATCAGAGAGAGAGGGATTGA
- a CDS encoding ABC transporter substrate-binding protein, which yields MKVSKFMEKSLAAIMAAGMAVSLIGCASQPTKTTQSAAAQPAAAQEASSEIAASGGDVTLEFQQWWGVELPDGVLKEICDGFTEQSGVKIELLSNPYADTKTQIAAGAAAGTMADVVGLDGAWVYDFAKQGSIANMTELMSSDGYDDGQLSDQIKVDGNTYMIPVVNFAYPMYVNKDLLASAGITEVPKTWGEFAEACKKVAAANKGVAGWAIPLSTESPSGIQNNFMSWLWASGGTMLKDGKPALTDNPFMTDTVDFVKGLFDAGVVAPGAYSMKEADMVEEFTNGRVAFMTDSLAHLTTIKKEAPGLNFEFMPVPVKEGYTGKSGMDVANWGIGVAENCEHKAEAMKFVEYLMSPEVNAKLAVYANAFPGNVNANPDYSKADELFVKAYELYQQCYAINEFTGLPTSEELMRQFDEQLQLYIDGDTAGAADMLSATQEIWEGAFK from the coding sequence ATGAAAGTGAGCAAGTTTATGGAAAAAAGTCTGGCTGCCATAATGGCAGCAGGTATGGCGGTCAGCCTGATTGGATGCGCAAGCCAGCCAACAAAGACCACACAGTCAGCAGCAGCACAGCCAGCAGCTGCACAAGAGGCGTCATCAGAAATTGCAGCAAGCGGGGGAGATGTTACGTTGGAATTTCAGCAATGGTGGGGCGTAGAATTACCGGACGGTGTCCTTAAGGAGATCTGCGATGGATTTACAGAACAATCAGGGGTTAAAATCGAATTATTAAGTAATCCTTATGCAGATACCAAAACACAGATTGCGGCAGGTGCAGCGGCAGGAACCATGGCAGATGTGGTAGGTCTTGATGGAGCCTGGGTGTATGATTTTGCAAAACAGGGTTCCATTGCAAATATGACGGAGCTGATGTCATCAGACGGTTATGATGATGGACAATTATCTGATCAGATAAAAGTAGACGGAAATACATATATGATTCCGGTTGTAAACTTTGCATATCCCATGTACGTGAATAAAGATTTATTGGCATCAGCAGGTATTACGGAGGTTCCTAAGACATGGGGAGAATTTGCGGAAGCCTGTAAAAAGGTTGCGGCGGCAAATAAAGGAGTTGCCGGCTGGGCAATTCCCTTATCAACAGAATCGCCCAGCGGTATTCAGAACAATTTCATGAGCTGGTTATGGGCTTCGGGCGGAACTATGCTGAAAGACGGAAAACCGGCTTTGACAGATAATCCATTTATGACAGATACTGTGGATTTTGTAAAAGGTTTATTTGATGCAGGAGTCGTTGCACCAGGTGCTTATTCCATGAAAGAAGCAGATATGGTAGAAGAGTTTACCAATGGCCGTGTTGCATTTATGACAGATTCATTGGCGCACTTAACAACAATAAAGAAAGAAGCACCTGGCTTGAACTTTGAATTTATGCCTGTTCCGGTAAAAGAAGGCTATACAGGAAAGAGTGGTATGGATGTGGCTAACTGGGGAATCGGTGTTGCAGAAAACTGCGAACACAAAGCAGAGGCCATGAAGTTCGTGGAATATTTAATGAGTCCCGAGGTAAATGCCAAACTTGCAGTATATGCAAATGCCTTTCCTGGAAATGTAAATGCCAATCCGGATTATTCGAAAGCTGACGAATTATTCGTAAAAGCATATGAATTATACCAACAGTGTTATGCAATCAATGAATTTACTGGACTTCCAACTTCAGAGGAATTAATGAGACAGTTTGATGAGCAATTACAGCTGTATATTGACGGCGACACGGCCGGTGCTGCAGATATGCTGTCTGCAACACAAGAGATTTGGGAGGGAGCATTTAAGTAA
- the scfB gene encoding thioether cross-link-forming SCIFF peptide maturase, whose amino-acid sequence MIHQYINNGFHIIMDVNSGSVHSVDPVMYEAVEIAAGMVPEMEEAQTLDKEVGEEVRIRLSEKYGETEVEEALEEIQYLIDKGELFTKDLYHDYVVDFKKRQTVVKALCLHIAHDCNLACKYCFAEEGEYHGRRALMSFEVGKKALDFLIANSGNRRNLEVDFFGGEPLMNWDVVKQLVEYGRKKEKEYNKNFRFTMTTNGVLLNDEIMEFCNREMSNVVLSLDGRKEVNDNMRPFRNGKGSYELIVPKFQKFAQLRGTKDYYIRGTFTRHNMDFAKDVLEFADLGFTSMSIEPVVAQPEEEYAIREEDLPQILKEYDDLAVEYIKRQKEGKGFNFFHFNIDLNQGPCVAKRLSGCGSGTEYLAVTPWGDFYPCHQFVGEEKFLLGNVDTGVTNLEIRDEFKLCNVYAKDKCRDCFARFYCSGGCAANSHNFHGSITDAYDIGCEMQKKRIESAIMIKAALAED is encoded by the coding sequence GTGATTCATCAATATATCAACAATGGCTTCCATATTATTATGGATGTCAACAGCGGCTCCGTTCACTCTGTGGATCCGGTCATGTATGAGGCAGTAGAGATCGCCGCAGGCATGGTGCCGGAGATGGAAGAGGCCCAGACCCTGGACAAAGAGGTAGGAGAAGAAGTACGAATCCGTCTTTCTGAAAAATATGGAGAGACAGAAGTAGAAGAAGCGCTGGAGGAGATCCAGTATCTGATCGATAAGGGAGAGCTGTTTACAAAGGATTTATACCACGATTATGTGGTGGACTTTAAAAAGCGGCAGACAGTGGTAAAGGCTCTTTGCTTACATATTGCCCATGATTGCAACCTGGCCTGCAAATATTGTTTTGCGGAAGAAGGGGAGTACCATGGCAGACGGGCGCTGATGTCCTTTGAAGTGGGAAAAAAGGCTCTGGATTTTCTTATCGCCAATTCCGGGAACCGAAGAAACTTAGAAGTGGACTTTTTTGGCGGAGAACCGCTCATGAATTGGGACGTGGTAAAGCAGCTTGTTGAATACGGACGGAAAAAAGAGAAAGAATATAATAAGAACTTCCGCTTTACCATGACTACCAACGGGGTGTTGTTAAACGATGAGATCATGGAGTTCTGCAATCGGGAAATGAGCAATGTGGTCTTAAGCCTTGACGGACGGAAAGAGGTCAATGATAATATGCGTCCCTTCCGTAATGGAAAAGGCAGCTACGAGCTGATTGTTCCCAAATTCCAGAAATTTGCACAGCTTCGGGGAACTAAGGATTATTATATCAGAGGAACCTTTACCCGTCATAATATGGATTTTGCAAAGGATGTTCTGGAATTTGCTGATCTCGGCTTTACAAGTATGTCTATAGAGCCTGTGGTGGCGCAGCCGGAAGAAGAATATGCCATCAGGGAGGAAGACCTTCCTCAAATCCTGAAAGAGTACGATGATCTTGCTGTGGAATACATTAAAAGGCAGAAGGAAGGAAAAGGGTTCAACTTCTTCCATTTTAATATTGATTTAAACCAGGGACCCTGTGTGGCTAAGCGCCTGTCCGGATGCGGTTCAGGAACCGAATATCTGGCAGTGACTCCATGGGGAGACTTTTATCCATGCCACCAGTTTGTCGGTGAGGAAAAATTCCTTCTTGGCAACGTGGATACAGGCGTAACTAATTTGGAGATCCGCGATGAGTTTAAGCTTTGCAATGTTTATGCAAAGGACAAATGCCGGGACTGCTTTGCAAGGTTTTACTGCAGCGGAGGCTGTGCGGCTAACTCCCACAACTTCCATGGAAGCATAACGGATGCGTATGATATCGGCTGCGAAATGCAGAAGAAGCGGATCGAATCCGCCATCATGATCAAGGCGGCTTTGGCGGAAGATTGA
- a CDS encoding carbohydrate ABC transporter permease, translated as MVGKKKWYTKTLIMILLITGAFFSGFPILWMLLSSFKPNAEIFAWPPTWISESFSLNAYISIFHNPEKVRFFINSYCIALIVVIFTLIIGILAAYSFSRFDFPGKGVINTVIVSVQAVPPITLLIPYLSLIVSLKLYNTFGALILTYMLFTLPYAILMITGYMNTLPKDLDEAVMIDGGSRFMALWTVLVPVSIPGLVSVGMYTFMQAWNEYLFALALTKTNEMRTVPVGISLLMGQHAYEWNQMMSMSVLGSLPVLILFLFFQRYFIAGMTAGAVKS; from the coding sequence ATGGTAGGAAAGAAAAAGTGGTACACAAAAACACTAATTATGATCCTTCTGATAACCGGAGCATTCTTTTCCGGATTCCCTATATTGTGGATGCTGCTGAGTTCATTTAAGCCTAATGCGGAAATTTTTGCTTGGCCGCCAACATGGATATCAGAGAGTTTTAGCTTGAACGCCTATATTTCAATCTTTCATAATCCTGAAAAAGTCAGATTCTTTATCAATAGTTACTGCATTGCATTAATTGTAGTGATTTTTACATTGATCATTGGAATACTTGCAGCGTACAGTTTCAGCCGTTTTGATTTTCCAGGAAAAGGTGTTATTAATACCGTCATTGTCAGTGTGCAGGCAGTACCTCCGATCACCCTTTTGATTCCATATTTAAGCCTGATTGTCAGCCTGAAATTATACAATACATTTGGTGCATTGATACTGACGTATATGCTGTTTACATTGCCCTATGCGATTTTGATGATCACCGGATATATGAATACTTTGCCGAAAGATTTGGATGAAGCTGTAATGATTGACGGCGGTTCAAGGTTTATGGCTCTTTGGACGGTACTGGTTCCTGTATCAATACCTGGCCTGGTTTCGGTGGGAATGTATACATTCATGCAGGCCTGGAATGAATATTTGTTTGCATTGGCATTAACGAAAACAAATGAAATGCGTACCGTACCGGTGGGCATTAGCCTGCTGATGGGGCAGCATGCATATGAGTGGAATCAAATGATGTCAATGAGTGTATTAGGTTCCTTACCTGTATTGATCCTGTTTTTGTTTTTCCAGCGGTACTTTATTGCTGGAATGACAGCGGGAGCTGTAAAAAGTTAA
- the yajC gene encoding preprotein translocase subunit YajC, with the protein MLSATGGTMGVGFWVIYIAVIFGFMYFIAIRPQKKEKKKQQEMFANIAIGDSVLTSSGFYGVIIDMTDDTVIVEFGNNKNCRIPMQKTAIVQVEKAQA; encoded by the coding sequence ATGTTATCAGCAACAGGCGGTACCATGGGCGTGGGCTTTTGGGTCATTTATATCGCAGTGATCTTTGGCTTCATGTATTTTATTGCAATCAGACCACAGAAGAAAGAGAAAAAGAAACAGCAGGAGATGTTTGCAAACATTGCAATCGGAGACAGCGTTTTGACTTCAAGTGGATTTTATGGAGTCATCATTGATATGACGGATGATACGGTTATCGTAGAGTTCGGCAATAATAAGAATTGCAGAATTCCTATGCAGAAGACTGCTATCGTTCAGGTAGAAAAAGCACAGGCTTAA
- the tgt gene encoding tRNA guanosine(34) transglycosylase Tgt, with translation MNYKIVAKDGRAKRAEVTTVHGTIQTPVFMNVGTVGAIKGAVSTDDLREIRTQVELSNTYHLHVRTGDKLIKEFGGLHKFMNWDRPILTDSGGFQVFSLTGLRKIKEEGVYFQSHIDGRKIFMGPEESMQIQSNLASTIAMAFDECPPHPATREYMQNSVDRTTRWLERCQAEMAKLNSQPDTLNKDQLLFGINQGGTFEDIRIAHAKTISAMDLDGYALGGLAVGESHEEMYRILDETVPHLPENKPTYLMGVGTPANILEAVDRGVDFFDCVYPSRNGRHGHVYTNHGKMNLFNTKYELDHRPIEEGCGCPACRSYSRAYLRHLLKAKEMLGMRLCVLHNLYFYNTMMEEIRDAIENHRYGEYKEQKLSGMMAGQTT, from the coding sequence ATGAATTATAAGATCGTTGCAAAGGATGGACGTGCAAAGCGTGCAGAAGTAACCACCGTTCATGGCACCATCCAAACTCCGGTATTCATGAATGTGGGTACGGTGGGAGCCATTAAAGGGGCTGTTTCCACGGATGATCTCCGCGAGATCAGAACCCAGGTGGAGCTGTCAAACACCTATCATCTTCATGTACGCACCGGCGATAAATTAATCAAGGAGTTTGGCGGTCTTCATAAGTTTATGAATTGGGACCGTCCAATTCTCACGGATTCCGGTGGCTTTCAGGTATTTTCCCTGACTGGCTTAAGGAAAATAAAGGAGGAGGGCGTATACTTTCAATCCCATATAGATGGACGTAAGATTTTTATGGGTCCGGAAGAGAGTATGCAGATCCAGTCCAATCTGGCGTCTACCATAGCCATGGCCTTTGACGAATGCCCGCCTCATCCGGCTACCAGGGAATACATGCAAAACAGCGTAGACCGCACCACCAGATGGCTGGAAAGGTGCCAGGCTGAGATGGCAAAGCTTAATTCCCAGCCAGATACCTTAAATAAGGACCAGTTGTTATTCGGCATCAACCAGGGTGGAACCTTTGAAGACATCCGCATCGCCCATGCAAAAACCATATCCGCCATGGATTTGGACGGCTATGCCCTGGGCGGACTGGCAGTAGGGGAGAGCCATGAGGAGATGTACCGGATCTTAGATGAGACGGTGCCTCATCTGCCGGAAAACAAGCCAACCTATTTAATGGGCGTGGGAACTCCCGCTAATATTTTAGAGGCCGTAGACAGGGGCGTAGATTTTTTTGACTGTGTATATCCGTCAAGAAACGGCCGCCACGGTCATGTATACACCAATCACGGCAAAATGAATTTATTTAATACAAAATACGAGCTGGACCACAGGCCGATCGAAGAGGGCTGTGGGTGTCCGGCCTGCCGTTCCTACAGCAGAGCCTATCTCAGACATCTTTTAAAGGCAAAAGAAATGCTTGGCATGAGATTATGTGTATTGCATAATTTGTATTTTTATAATACAATGATGGAAGAGATCCGCGACGCAATCGAGAACCACCGTTATGGGGAATACAAGGAGCAGAAGCTTTCGGGTATGATGGCAGGTCAGACTACCTAA